A window of the Agrococcus jejuensis genome harbors these coding sequences:
- a CDS encoding heavy metal translocating P-type ATPase has translation MPAEVVDLEIQGMTCASCAARIERRLGRMPGVEATVNYATEVAHVTLPAGTSAADAIATVEATGYGASLPEPDRERSDSPLVWRLFVAAVLGTPVVAMGMVPALQVEGWQWLSLVLATPIAVYSAWPFHRAAALALRHGATTMDTLVSLGVTAAYLWSVWALVWGGAGEMGMHMEGLLSTGEHAGLYLEVVAAVTAFLLAGRLIEHRARRGSVDALRSVARLGAREATRLTDAGEERVPVDALVVGDRIRVVPGEKIAADGVVVEGASTVDASLVTGESMPVEVTSGSAVIGATINGSGVLVVRATAVGGDTELARIARLLEQAQEGKTAVQRIADRISSVFVPVVVALSVLTLVGWIVATGDVQRAFTAAIATLIIACPCALGLATPTALLAGTTTGAELGILIRDARVLEAARRVRVLLADKTGTITAGRMRLEATTVADGEDAERVLRVAAALERGSEHPIAKAIVAAAPDAPAAASVQAAAGFGIHGVVDDVAAQAGSAAWIADAWAAPLPASLAAALDEAEARGATTVVVAWDGAARGVLAVRDEVRPTSAAAVARLARMGVRVGMVSGDNPRAAHAVAREVGIDDVTAAATPADKVEAVRAAQAGGSVAMVGDGVNDAAALAAADLGIAMGTGTDAAQHAADVTLVHGDLEAAADAIALSRRTLATIRLNLVWAFAYNTIAIPVAMAGLLTPMLAGLAMALSSVLVVASSLTLRLYRPRR, from the coding sequence ATGCCCGCCGAGGTCGTCGACCTCGAGATCCAGGGCATGACGTGCGCGTCGTGCGCCGCTCGCATCGAGCGGCGCCTCGGCCGCATGCCCGGCGTCGAGGCGACCGTGAACTACGCGACCGAGGTCGCGCACGTGACGCTGCCCGCGGGCACGAGCGCCGCCGACGCCATCGCGACCGTCGAGGCCACCGGCTACGGCGCCTCCCTGCCCGAGCCCGACCGCGAGCGCTCGGACTCGCCGCTCGTGTGGCGGCTGTTCGTCGCCGCCGTGCTCGGCACGCCCGTCGTCGCCATGGGCATGGTGCCCGCGTTGCAGGTCGAGGGCTGGCAGTGGCTGTCGCTCGTGCTCGCGACGCCGATCGCCGTCTACTCGGCGTGGCCGTTCCACCGCGCCGCCGCCCTGGCGCTGCGCCACGGCGCGACGACGATGGACACGCTCGTCTCCCTCGGCGTCACCGCCGCCTACCTCTGGTCGGTGTGGGCCCTCGTGTGGGGCGGCGCCGGCGAGATGGGCATGCACATGGAGGGGCTGCTCTCGACCGGCGAGCACGCGGGCCTCTACCTCGAGGTCGTCGCGGCCGTCACGGCGTTCCTGCTCGCGGGGCGCCTCATCGAGCATCGCGCGCGCCGCGGCTCCGTCGACGCGCTGCGCTCCGTCGCACGCCTCGGCGCCCGCGAGGCCACGCGCCTCACCGACGCCGGCGAGGAGCGCGTGCCCGTGGATGCGCTCGTGGTGGGTGACCGCATCCGCGTCGTGCCCGGCGAGAAGATCGCGGCCGACGGCGTCGTCGTCGAGGGCGCCTCCACCGTGGATGCGTCGCTCGTGACCGGCGAGTCGATGCCCGTCGAGGTCACGTCAGGGTCCGCCGTGATCGGCGCGACCATCAACGGCTCCGGCGTGCTCGTGGTGCGCGCGACCGCCGTCGGCGGCGACACCGAGCTCGCGCGCATCGCCCGCCTGCTCGAGCAGGCGCAGGAGGGCAAGACGGCGGTGCAGCGCATCGCCGACCGCATCTCGTCGGTGTTCGTGCCCGTCGTCGTCGCGCTCTCGGTGCTCACGCTCGTCGGGTGGATCGTCGCGACCGGCGACGTGCAGCGCGCCTTCACCGCCGCGATCGCCACGCTGATCATCGCCTGCCCGTGCGCGCTGGGCCTCGCGACCCCGACGGCGCTGCTCGCGGGTACGACCACGGGTGCCGAGCTCGGCATCCTCATCCGCGACGCCCGCGTGCTCGAGGCCGCGCGCCGCGTGCGCGTGCTGCTCGCCGACAAGACCGGCACCATCACCGCCGGGCGCATGCGCCTCGAGGCGACGACGGTCGCCGACGGCGAGGACGCCGAGCGCGTGCTGCGCGTCGCCGCGGCGCTCGAGCGCGGCAGCGAGCACCCCATCGCGAAGGCCATCGTCGCCGCTGCGCCCGACGCGCCTGCCGCGGCGTCGGTGCAGGCGGCGGCCGGCTTCGGCATCCACGGCGTCGTCGACGACGTCGCGGCGCAGGCCGGCTCGGCGGCGTGGATCGCGGATGCGTGGGCCGCTCCCCTGCCCGCATCCCTCGCCGCCGCGCTCGACGAGGCCGAGGCGCGCGGCGCCACGACCGTCGTCGTCGCATGGGACGGCGCCGCCCGCGGCGTGCTCGCCGTGCGCGACGAGGTGCGCCCCACGAGCGCCGCCGCCGTCGCACGCCTCGCTCGCATGGGCGTGCGCGTGGGGATGGTGTCGGGCGACAACCCGCGCGCGGCGCACGCCGTTGCCCGCGAGGTCGGCATCGACGACGTCACCGCCGCCGCGACGCCCGCCGACAAGGTCGAGGCCGTGCGCGCCGCCCAGGCCGGCGGGTCGGTCGCGATGGTCGGCGACGGCGTCAACGACGCCGCAGCCCTCGCTGCTGCCGACCTCGGCATCGCCATGGGCACCGGCACGGATGCGGCGCAGCACGCCGCCGACGTCACGCTCGTGCACGGCGACCTCGAAGCCGCCGCCGACGCCATCGCCCTGTCGCGCCGCACGCTCGCGACCATCCGCCTCAACCTCGTGTGGGCGTTCGCCTACAACACGATCGCGATCCCCGTCGCGATGGCGGGCCTGCTGACGCCGATGCTCGCGGGCCTCGCGATGGCGCTGTCGAGCGTGCTCGTGGTGGCGTCGTCGCTCACGTTGCGGCTGTACAGGCCGCGGCGGTAG
- a CDS encoding sigma-70 family RNA polymerase sigma factor: MAAHWETVVTRLVAERGAALTRYAALLCGDDEEARDLVQDALAATFGRLRNGFEVEQAEAYVRRAIANRFLDRARRRQRWQRIRPLVVPHERIDSGSTLTGAHLDMAARLERLSPRERACVVLRYYEDRSVDETAKELGIAAGSVKRYVSDAMAKLREQIATEDAEGAR; the protein is encoded by the coding sequence ATGGCTGCGCACTGGGAGACCGTCGTGACCCGACTGGTCGCGGAGCGCGGTGCTGCCCTCACCCGATACGCCGCGCTGCTGTGCGGCGACGACGAGGAGGCGAGGGACCTGGTGCAGGATGCGCTGGCCGCGACGTTCGGTCGACTGCGGAACGGCTTCGAGGTCGAGCAGGCGGAGGCGTACGTGCGGCGTGCGATCGCGAACCGCTTCCTCGACCGCGCGCGCAGGCGGCAGCGGTGGCAGCGCATCCGCCCGCTCGTCGTGCCGCACGAGCGCATCGACTCGGGCTCGACGCTCACGGGCGCGCACCTCGACATGGCGGCGCGGCTCGAGCGGCTGAGCCCGCGCGAGCGCGCCTGCGTCGTGCTGCGCTACTACGAGGACCGGTCGGTCGACGAGACGGCGAAGGAGCTCGGCATCGCGGCGGGCTCGGTGAAGCGGTACGTGAGCGACGCGATGGCGAAGCTGCGCGAGCAGATCGCGACCGAGGACGCGGAGGGGGCGCGGTGA
- a CDS encoding FMN-binding negative transcriptional regulator, with amino-acid sequence MTATSDAAADRRRSDFGCEDRRMQPNPQYRVDDPAFVRTLVGTHPWATVVSHVGDAPVASHTPLLLDETPGANDGDALAFVTHLGRADARLHGLVGGAATGRGTMLVVIQGDHDYVSPSWYLGADDGQVPTWNFEAVHAVCDVEVVSHDENVATLERLVAHFEGDRPGAKRLDVDDETNLGLSMGTTGLRLTVRSWSAKSKMSQNKSPETRANVIAHLRGIHPGLADRMQASLDADLAATPTDPVTSAS; translated from the coding sequence GTGACCGCGACCAGCGACGCCGCGGCGGACCGCCGCCGGTCGGACTTCGGATGCGAGGATCGACGCATGCAGCCGAACCCGCAGTACCGCGTCGACGACCCCGCGTTCGTGCGCACGCTCGTGGGCACGCATCCGTGGGCGACGGTCGTGAGCCACGTCGGCGACGCTCCCGTCGCATCGCACACGCCCCTGCTGCTCGACGAGACGCCCGGCGCGAACGACGGCGACGCCCTCGCGTTCGTGACGCACCTCGGCCGCGCCGACGCGCGACTGCACGGCCTCGTCGGCGGTGCCGCCACCGGCCGCGGCACGATGCTCGTCGTCATCCAGGGCGACCACGACTACGTCTCGCCCTCGTGGTACCTCGGCGCCGACGACGGCCAGGTGCCGACATGGAACTTCGAGGCCGTGCACGCCGTGTGCGACGTCGAGGTCGTGTCGCACGACGAGAACGTCGCGACGCTCGAGCGCCTCGTCGCCCACTTCGAGGGCGACCGCCCCGGCGCGAAGCGGCTCGACGTCGACGACGAGACGAACCTCGGCCTCTCGATGGGCACGACGGGCCTGCGCCTCACCGTGCGGTCGTGGTCGGCGAAGTCGAAGATGTCGCAGAACAAGTCGCCCGAGACGCGCGCGAACGTGATCGCGCACCTGCGCGGCATCCATCCCGGCCTCGCCGACCGCATGCAAGCGTCCCTCGACGCCGATCTCGCGGCGACCCCAACCGATCCGGTCACCTCTGCGTCGTAG
- a CDS encoding phosphoenolpyruvate carboxykinase (GTP), with amino-acid sequence MTILPPPPTAGASAAKAARTLIGAPDGTAPSVVEWVASVARLTEPAHVQWCDGTDAEFGSLVETMLDAGTIVPVPARPGSYLARSHPDDVARVEDRTFICSVDDEDAGPTNHWRDPESMRETLGGLFQGAMRGRTMYVIPFSMGPVGGPISKLGIELTDSPYVVASMHAMTRVGTNVLDAIAEGEDWVPAVHSVGAPLAAGRADTPWPCNPTKYISHFPETREIWSFGSAYGGNALLAKKCFALRIASVQARDEGWLAEHMLIVRMTHDDGRRLHLAAAFPSACGKTNLAMLKPSIPGWNVETIGDDIAWMRTGADGSLHAINPENGFFGVAPGTSEATNATAMAMLDRDTIFTNVALTDDGDVWWEGMTKHAPEGLTDWRGERWTPESGRPAAHPNARFTVRATQCPSIADDWDAPEGVPIDAIVFGGRRPSQVPLVMQARDWEHGVYVGATISSQQTAAAEGPVGAIRRDPFAMLPFCGYDMGDYFRHWLDIGQRLGRNAPAIFSVNWFRRDADGGFLWPGFSENARVLEWIAGRVAGTADGVDTAIGVLPSDGALDVSGLDLPEGVLDELLEVDAPAWLAELVDVDAFFSQFERLPFGLRRQLNHVRWRLEQQTAAEPDAALAAA; translated from the coding sequence ATGACGATCCTTCCTCCGCCTCCGACGGCCGGCGCCTCCGCCGCGAAGGCCGCGCGCACGCTCATCGGCGCCCCCGACGGCACCGCCCCGTCGGTCGTCGAGTGGGTCGCGAGCGTCGCTCGCCTCACGGAGCCCGCGCACGTGCAGTGGTGCGACGGCACCGACGCCGAGTTCGGCTCGCTCGTCGAGACGATGCTCGACGCCGGCACGATCGTGCCCGTGCCCGCACGGCCCGGCAGCTACCTCGCCCGCAGCCACCCCGACGACGTCGCCCGCGTCGAGGACCGCACCTTCATCTGCTCCGTCGACGACGAGGATGCGGGCCCCACGAACCACTGGCGCGACCCCGAGTCGATGCGCGAGACGCTCGGCGGGCTCTTCCAGGGCGCGATGCGCGGCCGCACGATGTACGTCATCCCCTTCTCGATGGGCCCCGTCGGCGGCCCCATCTCGAAGCTCGGCATCGAGCTCACCGACTCCCCCTACGTCGTCGCGAGCATGCACGCCATGACGCGCGTCGGCACGAACGTGCTGGATGCGATCGCCGAGGGCGAGGACTGGGTGCCCGCCGTGCACTCCGTCGGCGCCCCGCTCGCGGCGGGCCGGGCCGACACCCCGTGGCCGTGCAACCCGACGAAGTACATCTCGCACTTCCCCGAGACGCGCGAGATCTGGTCGTTCGGCTCGGCGTACGGCGGCAACGCCCTGCTGGCGAAGAAGTGCTTCGCGCTGCGCATCGCCTCGGTGCAGGCGCGCGACGAGGGCTGGCTCGCCGAGCACATGCTCATCGTGCGCATGACGCACGACGACGGCCGCCGCCTGCACCTCGCCGCCGCGTTCCCGTCGGCGTGCGGCAAGACGAACCTCGCGATGCTCAAGCCATCGATCCCCGGCTGGAACGTCGAGACGATCGGCGACGACATCGCCTGGATGCGCACGGGCGCCGACGGCAGCCTGCACGCCATCAACCCCGAGAACGGCTTCTTCGGCGTCGCCCCCGGCACGTCGGAGGCGACGAACGCGACGGCGATGGCGATGCTCGACCGCGACACGATCTTCACGAACGTCGCGCTCACCGACGACGGCGACGTGTGGTGGGAGGGCATGACGAAGCACGCCCCCGAGGGCCTCACCGACTGGCGCGGCGAGCGTTGGACACCCGAGTCGGGCCGCCCGGCAGCGCACCCGAACGCGCGCTTCACGGTGCGGGCGACGCAGTGCCCGTCGATCGCCGACGACTGGGATGCACCCGAGGGCGTGCCGATCGACGCGATCGTGTTCGGCGGCCGCCGCCCGTCGCAGGTGCCGCTCGTGATGCAGGCGCGCGACTGGGAGCACGGCGTCTACGTGGGCGCGACGATCTCGAGCCAGCAGACCGCCGCGGCCGAGGGTCCCGTCGGCGCGATCCGCCGCGACCCGTTCGCGATGCTGCCGTTCTGCGGCTACGACATGGGCGACTACTTCCGTCACTGGCTCGACATCGGCCAGCGCCTCGGCCGCAACGCGCCCGCGATCTTCAGCGTCAACTGGTTCCGCCGCGACGCCGACGGCGGGTTCCTGTGGCCCGGCTTCAGCGAGAACGCGCGCGTGCTCGAGTGGATCGCCGGCCGCGTCGCCGGCACCGCCGACGGCGTCGACACCGCGATCGGCGTGCTGCCGAGCGACGGCGCGCTCGACGTGTCGGGCCTCGACCTGCCCGAGGGCGTGCTCGACGAGCTGCTCGAGGTCGATGCGCCCGCATGGCTCGCCGAGCTGGTCGACGTGGATGCGTTCTTCAGCCAGTTCGAGCGCCTGCCGTTCGGCCTGCGCCGCCAGCTGAACCACGTGCGCTGGCGCCTCGAGCAGCAGACGGCCGCCGAGCCCGACGCCGCGCTCGCCGCCGCGTAG
- a CDS encoding arsenate-mycothiol transferase ArsC yields the protein MRGRRGRQGDEPVSLDDAAVALVDAHPTLDAGTVTTLVHHSRDLLAAIDAGHERLQQRAVDLAAARLDALDATVSPGVPRVLFLSTRNDGMSILAEALVRASGAPVLASSAGVRPVATVLRSVADALAEVGVAHPGFPKPLTPEVLSRADVVVTMLCDPPPLHDGQRTEDWDFEDPAGLGSGAVRTLRDRIRVRVDELLAQLGS from the coding sequence ATGCGCGGCAGGCGGGGCAGGCAGGGCGACGAGCCCGTGTCGCTCGACGACGCCGCCGTCGCGCTCGTCGATGCGCACCCCACGCTCGACGCAGGCACCGTGACGACGCTCGTGCACCACTCGCGCGATCTGCTCGCCGCGATCGACGCCGGCCACGAGCGCCTGCAGCAGCGCGCCGTCGACCTCGCCGCCGCCCGGCTCGACGCGCTCGACGCCACGGTGTCGCCCGGCGTGCCGCGCGTGCTGTTCCTGTCGACGCGCAACGACGGCATGTCGATCCTCGCCGAGGCGCTCGTGCGCGCCTCGGGTGCGCCCGTGCTCGCGTCGTCGGCGGGCGTGCGACCCGTCGCGACCGTGCTGCGCTCGGTGGCGGATGCGCTCGCCGAGGTGGGCGTCGCCCACCCGGGCTTCCCGAAGCCACTCACGCCCGAGGTGCTCTCGCGGGCCGACGTCGTCGTGACGATGCTGTGCGACCCGCCCCCGCTGCACGACGGGCAGCGCACCGAGGACTGGGACTTCGAGGACCCCGCGGGGCTCGGCTCGGGAGCCGTGCGCACGCTGCGCGACCGCATCCGCGTGCGCGTCGACGAGCTGCTGGCGCAGCTGGGCTCCTAG
- a CDS encoding XRE family transcriptional regulator translates to MSDLAVLGHRIRHYRGRAGLTLDGLGDLVGLAGSQLSLMENGKREPRLSQLQAIAAALDVTTTDLLSEEPPTERSRMELELQRLQEGTVYSRLGLPHVRASKTMPDEVLRSLVGLQRELDRRSREAIATPEQARRDSTAIRLQMQQADNAMPELDALAEEQLAAVGHERGALTHRAVADMATRIGFELVYVTDLPHSTRSVTDLEHGRIYLPPASIPGGHGLRSMALQAIAHRLLGHSEPTSYREFLQQRLEINYFAAATLMPRTASVEYLRRAKQERNIAVEDFRDAFGVTHESAAMRFTNLATVDLGLQVHFLRVGDDGALMRAYENDGLPLPMDASGAIEGQVVCRHFAARTAFDRASRTTEFYQYTDTPVGTFWCSSQTGTGTDGEFSITVGVPFDTAKWFRGSSTQRRDQSRCPDKTCCSQPAPEIADRWRTSAWASARMHQHTLAPLPSGTFPGVDDAELYDFLERHAPDEADADSARMGA, encoded by the coding sequence GTGAGCGATCTTGCAGTCCTCGGCCACCGCATCCGGCACTACCGCGGTCGCGCGGGCCTGACGCTCGACGGGCTCGGCGACCTCGTGGGCCTCGCGGGCAGCCAGCTGTCGCTCATGGAGAACGGCAAGCGCGAGCCGCGGCTGTCGCAGCTGCAGGCCATCGCCGCCGCCCTCGACGTCACGACGACCGACCTGCTGTCGGAGGAGCCGCCCACCGAGCGCTCCCGCATGGAGCTCGAGCTGCAGCGTCTGCAGGAGGGCACGGTGTACTCGCGCCTCGGCCTGCCGCACGTGCGCGCGTCGAAGACGATGCCCGACGAGGTGCTGCGCTCGCTCGTCGGCCTGCAGCGCGAGCTCGACCGCCGCTCGCGCGAGGCGATCGCGACGCCCGAGCAGGCGCGCCGCGACTCCACCGCCATCCGCCTGCAGATGCAGCAGGCCGACAACGCGATGCCCGAGCTCGACGCGCTCGCCGAGGAGCAGCTCGCCGCCGTCGGCCACGAGCGCGGCGCCCTCACGCACCGCGCCGTCGCCGACATGGCGACGCGCATCGGCTTCGAGCTCGTCTACGTCACCGACCTGCCGCACTCCACGCGCTCGGTCACCGACCTCGAGCACGGCCGCATCTACCTGCCGCCCGCATCCATCCCCGGCGGCCACGGCCTGCGCTCCATGGCGCTGCAGGCGATCGCGCACCGCCTGCTCGGCCATTCCGAGCCGACGTCGTACCGGGAGTTCCTGCAGCAGCGGCTCGAGATCAACTACTTCGCCGCCGCCACGCTCATGCCGCGCACGGCGTCGGTCGAGTACCTGCGGCGGGCGAAGCAGGAGCGCAACATCGCCGTCGAGGACTTCCGCGACGCGTTCGGCGTCACGCACGAGTCCGCCGCCATGCGCTTCACGAACCTCGCGACCGTCGACCTCGGCCTGCAGGTGCACTTCCTGCGCGTCGGCGACGACGGCGCCCTCATGCGCGCGTACGAGAACGACGGGCTGCCGCTGCCCATGGATGCGTCGGGAGCGATCGAGGGACAGGTGGTGTGCAGGCACTTCGCCGCCCGCACGGCCTTCGACCGCGCGTCGCGCACGACGGAGTTCTACCAGTACACCGACACGCCCGTCGGCACCTTCTGGTGCTCGTCGCAGACCGGCACAGGCACCGACGGCGAGTTCTCGATCACCGTGGGCGTGCCGTTCGACACGGCGAAGTGGTTCCGCGGCTCGTCGACGCAGCGCCGCGACCAGTCGCGGTGCCCAGACAAGACGTGCTGCTCGCAGCCGGCGCCCGAGATCGCCGACCGCTGGCGCACGAGCGCGTGGGCGTCGGCGCGCATGCACCAGCACACGCTGGCGCCGCTGCCGTCGGGCACCTTCCCGGGCGTCGACGACGCCGAGCTGTACGACTTCCTCGAGCGGCACGCGCCCGACGAGGCCGACGCGGACAGCGCTCGGATGGGCGCCTAG